In Coturnix japonica isolate 7356 chromosome 9, Coturnix japonica 2.1, whole genome shotgun sequence, a single window of DNA contains:
- the RBP1 gene encoding retinol-binding protein 1 isoform X2, translated as MPADFNGYWKMISNDNFEEYLKALDVNVAVRKIANLLKPDKEILQNGDHMIIKTLSTFRNYIMEFDVGKEFEEDLAGVDDRKCMTTVSWDGDKLLCVQKGEKEDRGWTQWIEGDEMHLLTGSERRCLFFFYIALHSILII; from the exons ATGCCTGCAGATTTCAATGGTTACTGGAAAATGATCAGCAATGACAATTTTGAGGAGTATCTCAAAGCACTGG atgtaaatgttgctgtaagaaaaatagCAAACTTGCTAAAACCTGACAAAGAAATCCTTCAGAATGGAGATCATATGATTATTAAAACGCTAAGCACTTTTAGGAACTACATCATGGAATTTGATGTAGGAAAGGAGTTTGAGGAGGATTTAGCTGGGGTGGATGATCGCAAATGCATG ACCACAGTTTCTTGGGATGGAGATAAGTTACTTTGtgtacagaaaggagaaaaagaagatcGTGGTTGGACTCAGTGGATTGAAGGAGATGAAATGCATCTG TTAACAGGATCTGAAAGAAGATGCCTATTCTTTTTTTACATAGCTCTTCATAGCATACTCATCATATAG
- the RBP2 gene encoding retinol-binding protein 2: MPADYNGTWEMESNENFEGYMVALDIDFATRKVAKHLKQTKEIIQDGDNFKTKTMSTLRNYELNYTVGVEFEEHTKGLDNRVVKTLVTWDGDKLVCVQKGEKKNRGWKHWIEGDQLHLELTCEDQVCHQIFKKKK; encoded by the exons ATGCCTGCTGATTACAATGGGACGTGGGAAATGGAATCCAATGAGAACTTTGAAGGCTACATGGTTGCATTAg ACATTGATTTTGCAACTCGTAAGGTTGCAAAACActtgaaacaaacaaaggaGATTATTCAAGATGGGGacaactttaaaacaaaaacaatgagtACTTTGAGAAACTATGAACTGAACTACACTGTGGGAGTGGAGTTTGAAGAGCATACCAAAGGACTCGATAACCGGGTGGTTAAG ACATTAGTGACCTGGGATGGTGACAAGCTGGTGTGTGTTcagaaaggtgaaaagaaaaatcgTGGCTGGAAGCACTGGATTGAAGGAGACCAATTGCATCTG GAACTGACATGTGAAGACCAGGTGTGCCATCAGatattcaagaagaaaaagtaa
- the RBP1 gene encoding retinol-binding protein 1 isoform X1 — protein MPADFNGYWKMISNDNFEEYLKALDVNVAVRKIANLLKPDKEILQNGDHMIIKTLSTFRNYIMEFDVGKEFEEDLAGVDDRKCMTTVSWDGDKLLCVQKGEKEDRGWTQWIEGDEMHLEIRVCGVKCKQVFKKVQ, from the exons ATGCCTGCAGATTTCAATGGTTACTGGAAAATGATCAGCAATGACAATTTTGAGGAGTATCTCAAAGCACTGG atgtaaatgttgctgtaagaaaaatagCAAACTTGCTAAAACCTGACAAAGAAATCCTTCAGAATGGAGATCATATGATTATTAAAACGCTAAGCACTTTTAGGAACTACATCATGGAATTTGATGTAGGAAAGGAGTTTGAGGAGGATTTAGCTGGGGTGGATGATCGCAAATGCATG ACCACAGTTTCTTGGGATGGAGATAAGTTACTTTGtgtacagaaaggagaaaaagaagatcGTGGTTGGACTCAGTGGATTGAAGGAGATGAAATGCATCTG gaAATAAGAGTGTGTGGAGTCAAATGTAAGCAGGTCTTTAAGAAGGTACAGTGA